The Raphanus sativus cultivar WK10039 unplaced genomic scaffold, ASM80110v3 Scaffold0317, whole genome shotgun sequence genome includes a window with the following:
- the LOC130501873 gene encoding peroxidase 49-like: protein MARLSTFLLVIYLLCFLPLCLCHKSSGGKLSPYYYAHSCPQAGEIVRSVVAKAVARETRMAASLIRLHFHDCFVKGCDGSLLLDSSGRIASEKNSNPNRKSARGFDVVDQIKAQLEKECPGTVSCADALTLAARDSSVLTGGPSWMVPLGRRDSRSASLSGSNNNIPAPNNTFQTILKKFKRQGLDVTDLVALSGSHTIGFSRCTSFRQRLYNQSGNGRPDMTLEQSFAANLRQRCPRSGGDQNLSVLDKVSPAKFDNSYFKNLVENMGLLSSDQVLFSSNDKSRELVKKYAEDQGEFFKQFAESMIKMGNISPLTGSSGEIRKNCRKINS from the exons ATGGCAAGACTCAGTACCTTTCTCCTTGTTATTTATCTCCTTTGCTTTCTCCCTCTCTGTCTCTGCCACAAGAGCTCTGGAGGCAAACTCTCCCCATATTACTATGCACATTCATGCCCACAAGCCGGGGAGATCGTGAGATCAGTTGTAGCTAAAGCTGTTGCTAGAGAGACCCGCATGGCTGCTTCCTTGATAAGACTTCATTTCCACGACTGTTTCGTTAAG GGTTGTGATGGCTCTTTGCTTCTAGACAGCAGTGGGAGGATAGCGAGTGAGAAAAACTCAAACCCTAACAGAAAATCAGCTCGTGGATTTGACGTAGTTGACCAGATCAAAGCTCAGCTTGAGAAAGAATGCCCTGGAACTGTCTCTTGCGCTGATGCTCTTACCCTAGCCGCTAGAGACTCCTCTGTTCTC ACTGGTGGACCAAGCTGGATGGTTCcattaggaagaagagattcaagAAGTGCAAGCTTGAGTGGCTCCAACAACAACATCCCTGCGCCAAACAATACTTTCCAGACAATCCTCAAAAAGTTCAAACGTCAAGGACTCGATGTCACCGACCTTGTCGCTCTCTCCG GGAGTCACACCATAGGATTCTCGAGATGCACGAGTTTCAGACAGAGGCTATACAACCAGTCTGGAAACGGTCGTCCGGACATGACACTGGAACAATCCTTCGCCGCTAACTTGCGCCAAAGGTGTCCAAGATCAGGAGGAGACCAGAATCTCTCGGTGTTGGACAAGGTCAGCCCGGCGAAGTTCGACAACAGCTACTTCAAGAATTTGGTAGAGAACATGGGTTTGCTGAGCTCGGACCAGGTTCTGTTCAGCAGCAACGATAAATCAAGAGAGCTTGTAAAGAAGTACGCAGAGGATCAAGGAGAGTTTTTCAAGCAGTTTGCGGAGTCAATGATCAAGATGGGAAACATCTCTCCCTTGACGGGTTCGAGTGGAGAAATCAGGAAGAACTGCAGGAAGATAAATTCTTGA